In Mixta intestinalis, the following are encoded in one genomic region:
- a CDS encoding YciC family protein, protein MSITAGSLYRDTGNFLRHQLVTVVLIALLTSFITVMLNHALTPGADQLSILNEGDNGNASSLIEIIQNMTPEQQQVLLRTSAAGTFASLVGNTLLLGGMLCLIPLVSSGQRISALRAIGASAPLLPRLLLLTFLITLLVQLGFMALVVPGIILGILFSLAPVILATEKTGIIAAMRASSRLAWANIKLISPAVLVWILAKLALLLMSSSFAVLPVNIAAIVINALSNLVSAILVIYLFRLYMLLR, encoded by the coding sequence ATGTCCATCACGGCGGGCTCGCTATACCGTGACACGGGTAATTTTTTACGCCATCAGCTGGTAACAGTTGTGCTGATCGCGCTACTGACCTCATTTATAACGGTCATGCTTAACCATGCGCTCACGCCAGGTGCCGATCAGCTCTCTATTCTCAATGAAGGAGATAACGGCAACGCCAGCTCGTTGATCGAAATCATTCAGAATATGACACCTGAACAGCAACAGGTGCTGCTACGCACTTCAGCCGCCGGCACCTTTGCGTCGCTGGTGGGCAATACGCTGCTGCTGGGCGGGATGCTCTGTCTGATCCCGTTGGTTTCATCGGGCCAGCGTATCAGCGCCCTGCGCGCTATCGGTGCTTCCGCGCCTTTACTGCCGCGCCTGCTGTTGCTGACGTTTCTCATCACGCTGCTGGTACAGCTGGGCTTTATGGCGCTGGTCGTCCCCGGCATTATCCTGGGCATACTGTTTTCCCTGGCGCCGGTGATTCTGGCTACGGAAAAAACCGGGATTATTGCCGCTATGCGCGCCAGCTCACGCCTCGCCTGGGCGAATATCAAACTGATTTCACCAGCGGTGTTGGTCTGGATACTGGCTAAACTGGCGCTGCTGCTGATGTCGTCTTCATTTGCCGTTTTGCCTGTCAACATCGCCGCAATAGTGATTAATGCTCTGAGCAACCTGGTGTCAGCAATACTGGTAATTTATCTGTTCCGTCTTTATATGCTGCTGCGTTAA
- a CDS encoding biofilm development regulator YmgB/AriR family protein, which produces MQQVSTTESQISQYFETSAPQFNSEKEVIAAIRNELATVKSAFSNKDIILALIEKLETEEDTLRCDIYRRALESIVQPTQEVRV; this is translated from the coding sequence ATGCAACAGGTTTCTACTACGGAGTCTCAGATTTCTCAATATTTCGAAACGTCTGCACCGCAGTTTAACAGTGAGAAAGAGGTTATTGCGGCAATCCGCAATGAACTGGCTACGGTAAAAAGCGCGTTCAGTAATAAAGATATTATTCTGGCTCTGATTGAAAAACTTGAGACAGAAGAAGACACCTTACGATGCGATATTTACCGCCGGGCGCTGGAGAGTATTGTTCAGCCAACGCAGGAAGTACGCGTTTAG
- the cls gene encoding cardiolipin synthase, with product MTTFYTLISWLLFFGYWLLIAGVTLRILMKRRAVTSAMAWLLIIYILPLVGIIAYLSFGELYLGKRRAERARTMWPSTAKWLNNLKSCHSIFATEHSDVARSLFQLCENRQGIAGVKGNQLQLLTSSDDTMKSLIRDIQLARHNIEMVFYIWHPGGLADEVAESLMAAARRGVHCRLMLDSAGSVTFFRSPWPAMMRNAGIDVVEALQVSLLRVFLRRMDLRQHRKMVLIDNYIAWTGSMNMVDPRYFKQEAGVGQWIDLMARMEGPIATTMGIIYSCDWEIETGKRILPPPPDTNIMPFEQESGHIIQTIASGPGFPEDMIHQALLTAVYSAREQLIMTTPYFVPSDDLLHAICTAALRGVEVSIIVPRHNDSLLVGWASRAFFTELLEAGVKIYQFEGGLLHTKSVLVDGQLSLIGTVNLDMRSLWLNFEITLVIDDDGFGSDLAHVQDDYIARSRLVDIKRWAHRAWWQRIVERLFYFFSPLL from the coding sequence ATGACTACATTTTATACTCTGATCAGCTGGCTACTGTTTTTTGGTTACTGGTTGCTGATTGCGGGCGTAACGCTGCGTATTCTGATGAAGCGGCGCGCGGTTACGTCAGCAATGGCCTGGCTGCTGATTATCTATATTCTGCCGCTGGTGGGGATTATCGCTTATCTCTCTTTTGGTGAGCTCTACCTGGGGAAGCGCCGGGCAGAACGCGCACGCACCATGTGGCCTTCAACGGCCAAGTGGCTGAACAATTTAAAAAGCTGCCATTCCATTTTCGCCACCGAACACAGCGATGTTGCGCGCTCGCTGTTTCAGCTGTGTGAAAATCGCCAGGGCATTGCCGGGGTTAAAGGTAACCAGCTCCAGCTGCTGACCAGCTCCGATGACACCATGAAGTCGCTGATCCGCGATATCCAGCTGGCGCGGCATAATATTGAGATGGTGTTCTACATCTGGCATCCGGGCGGCCTGGCGGATGAGGTAGCGGAATCGCTGATGGCGGCGGCGCGGCGCGGCGTTCACTGCCGTCTGATGCTCGATTCAGCGGGTAGCGTCACTTTCTTTCGCAGCCCGTGGCCAGCGATGATGCGCAACGCCGGTATCGATGTGGTGGAGGCGCTCCAGGTTAGCCTGCTACGTGTTTTCCTGCGCCGGATGGATTTACGCCAGCATCGTAAAATGGTGTTGATCGATAACTATATCGCCTGGACCGGCAGCATGAACATGGTCGATCCGCGCTACTTTAAACAGGAGGCGGGCGTCGGTCAGTGGATCGATCTGATGGCGCGTATGGAAGGCCCGATAGCGACTACCATGGGGATTATCTACTCCTGCGACTGGGAAATTGAAACCGGCAAACGTATTCTGCCGCCGCCGCCGGATACCAATATTATGCCGTTCGAGCAGGAGAGCGGGCATATTATTCAGACGATCGCTTCCGGCCCTGGCTTTCCTGAAGATATGATCCATCAGGCGCTGCTGACGGCGGTCTATTCAGCACGTGAGCAGCTGATTATGACGACGCCCTACTTTGTTCCCAGCGACGATCTGCTGCATGCCATTTGTACCGCCGCGCTACGCGGCGTTGAGGTGAGTATTATCGTGCCGCGGCATAATGATTCGCTGTTGGTCGGCTGGGCCAGCCGCGCCTTCTTTACCGAGCTGCTGGAGGCGGGGGTAAAAATCTATCAGTTTGAAGGCGGCCTGCTGCACACTAAAAGCGTGCTGGTGGATGGTCAGCTTAGCCTGATTGGTACGGTTAATCTGGATATGCGCAGCCTGTGGCTCAACTTTGAAATTACGCTGGTGATTGATGATGACGGCTTCGGCAGCGATCTGGCGCATGTACAGGATGATTATATTGCCCGCTCCCGCCTGGTAGATATTAAACGCTGGGCTCATCGCGCCTGGTGGCAGCGAATCGTTGAACGACTGTTTTACTTCTTTAGCCCGTTACTGTAA
- the trpB gene encoding tryptophan synthase subunit beta, with amino-acid sequence MTLLNPYFGEFGGMYVPQILMPALRQLEEAFVSAQRDADFQAQFIDLLKNYAGRPTALTLCRNLTAGTKTRLYLKREDLLHGGAHKTNQVLGQALLAKRMGKTEIIAETGAGQHGVASALASALLGLKCRVYMGAKDVERQSPNVFRMRLMGAEVIPVHSGSATLKDACNEALRDWSGSYEKAHYMLGTAAGPHPYPTIVREFQRMIGEETKVQVQEAEGRLPDAVIACVGGGSNAIGMFADFIDEPNVALIGVEPAGHGIETGEHGAPLKHGRVGIYFGMKSPMMQTADGQIEESYSVSAGLDFPSVGPQHAYLNSIGRADYVSITDAEALEAFKKLCRAEGIIPALESSHALAHALKMIEQNPEKEQLLVVNLSGRGDKDIFTVHDILTAQGEI; translated from the coding sequence ATGACATTACTCAATCCTTACTTTGGCGAATTTGGCGGTATGTATGTTCCCCAGATTCTGATGCCCGCGCTGCGTCAGCTGGAAGAAGCCTTTGTCAGCGCCCAGCGCGATGCAGACTTCCAGGCGCAATTTATCGACCTGTTAAAAAACTATGCGGGCCGTCCTACCGCTCTGACGCTGTGCCGTAACCTGACCGCAGGCACGAAAACGCGCCTCTACCTGAAGCGCGAAGATCTGCTGCACGGCGGCGCACACAAGACCAACCAGGTGTTGGGCCAGGCACTGCTGGCAAAACGCATGGGTAAAACCGAAATCATTGCGGAAACCGGCGCAGGCCAGCACGGTGTCGCCTCGGCCCTCGCCAGCGCACTGTTGGGCCTTAAATGCCGCGTTTATATGGGTGCGAAAGATGTTGAACGTCAGTCGCCTAACGTATTTCGTATGCGGCTGATGGGCGCGGAAGTCATCCCGGTACACAGCGGTTCCGCTACGCTGAAAGATGCCTGTAACGAGGCGCTACGCGACTGGTCCGGCAGCTACGAGAAAGCTCACTATATGCTGGGCACTGCCGCCGGGCCGCATCCCTATCCCACCATTGTACGTGAATTTCAGCGCATGATCGGCGAAGAAACGAAAGTGCAGGTGCAGGAAGCAGAAGGACGCCTGCCGGATGCGGTTATTGCCTGCGTCGGCGGCGGTTCGAACGCTATCGGCATGTTTGCTGACTTTATCGATGAGCCGAATGTGGCGCTGATTGGCGTTGAGCCAGCCGGACACGGCATTGAAACTGGCGAGCACGGTGCTCCGCTGAAACACGGTCGCGTTGGCATCTACTTCGGTATGAAATCACCGATGATGCAGACCGCAGATGGGCAGATTGAAGAATCCTATTCGGTATCTGCCGGGCTGGACTTCCCTTCTGTGGGGCCGCAGCATGCCTATCTGAACAGCATTGGGCGCGCCGATTATGTTTCCATTACCGATGCCGAAGCACTGGAAGCCTTTAAAAAACTGTGTCGCGCGGAAGGCATTATTCCGGCGCTGGAATCTTCTCATGCGCTGGCACATGCGCTGAAGATGATCGAGCAGAACCCGGAAAAAGAGCAGCTGCTGGTGGTTAACCTTTCAGGACGCGGCGATAAAGATATTTTTACCGTTCACGATATTTTGACAGCGCAGGGAGAAATCTGA
- the yciA gene encoding acyl-CoA thioester hydrolase YciA yields the protein MDNDRKPQGEMVLRTLAMPADTNANGDIFGGWLMSQMDIGGAILAKEIAEGRVVTVRVDGMTFLKPVAVGDVVSCHARCIRTGTSSMTINVEVWIKKVSSEPLGQRYCTTEASFVYVAVDENGKSRPLPAGKSHFQSAE from the coding sequence ATGGACAACGATCGCAAGCCGCAAGGCGAAATGGTGCTACGTACCCTGGCAATGCCGGCAGATACCAATGCCAACGGGGATATTTTCGGCGGCTGGCTGATGTCGCAAATGGATATCGGCGGAGCGATTCTGGCGAAAGAGATCGCTGAAGGACGCGTGGTTACGGTGCGCGTGGATGGGATGACCTTTCTTAAACCGGTTGCCGTAGGCGATGTGGTTAGCTGCCATGCCCGCTGTATCCGCACCGGCACCAGTTCGATGACGATTAACGTGGAAGTATGGATTAAAAAAGTCTCTTCCGAGCCGCTGGGCCAGCGCTACTGCACCACCGAAGCAAGCTTTGTTTACGTCGCGGTTGATGAAAATGGAAAATCGCGCCCGCTCCCTGCCGGGAAAAGCCACTTTCAGTCGGCAGAGTAG
- a CDS encoding BON domain-containing protein — protein MKLMKLFTGTATAAVVALLLSACAPTSTQEGTGGYIDDTVVTTKVKTEFLRDETLKAREINVETFKGRVQLSGFVSSPQMANHAVEVTRRVPGVKSVVNNMQIK, from the coding sequence ATGAAACTAATGAAATTGTTTACCGGTACAGCCACCGCAGCCGTCGTCGCACTGTTGCTGAGCGCCTGTGCGCCAACGTCAACACAGGAAGGCACCGGCGGCTATATTGACGACACCGTCGTCACCACGAAAGTAAAAACAGAATTTTTGCGCGATGAAACGCTGAAAGCGCGCGAGATTAACGTCGAAACCTTTAAAGGTCGCGTACAGCTGAGCGGTTTTGTCTCTTCGCCGCAAATGGCTAATCACGCAGTGGAAGTGACGCGCCGCGTACCTGGCGTGAAGTCTGTGGTTAACAACATGCAGATTAAATAA
- a CDS encoding HI1450 family dsDNA-mimic protein produces the protein MDLNNRLTEDETLEQAYDIFLELAGDNLDPADIILFNLQFEERGGAELFDPSEDWQEHVDFDLNPDFFAEVVIGLGEAEGEPVTDVFARVLLCREKDHKLCHILWRE, from the coding sequence ATGGACTTAAATAACCGTCTTACCGAAGATGAAACGCTGGAACAGGCTTATGATATTTTTCTTGAGCTGGCGGGTGATAATCTCGATCCGGCTGATATCATCCTGTTTAATTTACAGTTTGAAGAGCGCGGCGGCGCGGAGCTGTTCGATCCTTCTGAAGACTGGCAGGAGCATGTTGATTTCGATCTCAATCCGGACTTTTTTGCTGAGGTAGTGATTGGTCTCGGCGAAGCGGAAGGCGAACCGGTAACCGACGTGTTCGCACGCGTGCTGCTCTGCCGCGAGAAAGATCATAAGCTGTGCCATATTCTCTGGCGGGAATAG
- the trpD gene encoding anthranilate phosphoribosyltransferase, translating to MHHILEKLYQAQPLTQAESHQLFTAIITGKLEPTQLAAVLVAMKVRGERPEEIAGAASALLADARPFPRPGYAFADIVGTGGDGSNSINISTASAFVAATCGLKVAKHGNRSVSSKSGSSDLLAAFGISLDLPAEKARQALDDLNVCFLFAPQYHTGFRHAMPVRQQLKTRTLFNVLGPLINPARPPLAVIGVYSPELVLPIAETLRVLGYQRAAVVHGGGMDEIAVHSATQVAELRDGDITSYQLTPEDFGLPYHPKEALAGGTPEENRDILAQLLQGKGERAHQHAVAANVAMLLKIFGNEDLRENAQRALSAIASGQAYERVVALAARG from the coding sequence ATGCATCATATTCTGGAGAAGTTATATCAGGCGCAGCCCCTGACGCAGGCGGAAAGCCACCAGCTGTTTACGGCGATCATCACCGGAAAGCTGGAACCAACGCAGCTGGCGGCGGTGCTGGTAGCAATGAAAGTTCGTGGCGAACGCCCGGAAGAGATTGCCGGTGCGGCATCCGCACTGCTGGCTGACGCACGTCCCTTCCCGCGCCCCGGCTACGCCTTTGCCGATATCGTCGGCACCGGCGGCGACGGCAGTAACAGCATCAATATTTCCACCGCCAGCGCTTTTGTCGCCGCGACCTGCGGTCTGAAAGTGGCCAAACACGGCAACCGCAGCGTTTCCAGTAAGTCCGGTTCATCCGATCTGCTGGCGGCCTTTGGCATCAGTCTCGATCTGCCTGCGGAAAAAGCGCGGCAGGCGCTGGACGATCTTAACGTCTGTTTTCTGTTTGCCCCGCAATATCACACCGGTTTCCGTCACGCGATGCCGGTTCGCCAGCAGCTTAAAACCCGGACGCTGTTTAACGTACTGGGACCGCTGATCAATCCGGCACGCCCGCCGCTGGCGGTCATTGGCGTTTATAGCCCCGAGCTGGTGCTGCCAATCGCGGAAACGCTGCGCGTGCTGGGCTATCAGCGTGCGGCGGTGGTACACGGCGGCGGCATGGATGAAATCGCAGTGCACAGTGCCACTCAGGTGGCAGAGCTGCGCGATGGCGATATCACCAGCTATCAGCTGACGCCGGAAGATTTCGGCCTGCCTTATCATCCTAAAGAGGCGCTGGCAGGCGGCACGCCTGAAGAAAACCGTGACATCCTTGCGCAATTACTTCAGGGTAAAGGCGAACGCGCGCACCAGCATGCGGTAGCCGCTAACGTAGCGATGTTATTGAAAATATTTGGTAATGAAGATTTACGCGAGAATGCCCAACGAGCGCTGAGCGCTATCGCCAGCGGCCAGGCCTATGAGCGCGTCGTCGCATTAGCAGCAAGAGGCTAA
- a CDS encoding YciI family protein, translated as MLYVIYAEDNADSLEKRKAVRPAHLARLELLRDEGRLIVAGAMPAVDSNDPGAAGFTGSTVIAEFPSLEAAQAWAEDDPYIAAGVYKQVAVKPFRRAM; from the coding sequence GTGCTGTATGTCATTTATGCTGAAGACAATGCTGATTCGCTGGAAAAGCGTAAAGCTGTGCGTCCGGCTCATCTTGCCCGCCTGGAACTGCTGCGGGATGAGGGACGCCTGATTGTTGCTGGCGCTATGCCCGCCGTTGACAGTAACGATCCGGGCGCTGCGGGATTCACCGGCTCAACGGTCATTGCAGAGTTTCCTTCGCTGGAGGCCGCGCAGGCCTGGGCGGAAGACGATCCTTATATTGCCGCTGGCGTATATAAGCAGGTCGCCGTCAAGCCGTTCCGACGTGCGATGTAA
- the trpA gene encoding tryptophan synthase subunit alpha — MERYQQLFKRLQDKKEGAFVPFVTLGDPTPTLSLQIIDALVEAGADALELGIPFSDPLADGPTIQNATLRAFASGTTPAHCFEMLAAIRQKYPDLPIGLLMYANLVFTNGIDDFYARCAQAGVDSVLVADVPVEESAPFRQAALRHHIAPIFICPPNADDDLLRAIASYARGYIYLLSRAGVTGAENRASLPLKHLVDKLREYNAAPTLQGFGISEPAQVKQAIASGADGVISGSAIVKIIERYHAEPETMLAELKQFVSGLKAATH; from the coding sequence ATGGAACGTTACCAACAACTGTTTAAGCGCCTGCAGGATAAGAAAGAAGGTGCCTTTGTTCCGTTTGTTACGCTGGGCGATCCCACGCCGACGCTTTCGCTGCAAATTATTGATGCACTGGTAGAAGCGGGAGCAGATGCGCTGGAACTGGGTATTCCCTTCTCCGATCCGCTGGCCGATGGCCCGACCATTCAGAACGCTACGCTGCGCGCCTTTGCCTCCGGCACCACGCCCGCGCACTGTTTTGAAATGCTGGCGGCTATACGTCAGAAATATCCCGATCTGCCCATCGGTCTGCTGATGTATGCCAACCTGGTGTTTACCAACGGCATTGATGATTTTTATGCCCGCTGCGCGCAGGCAGGCGTCGATTCAGTGCTGGTTGCCGATGTGCCTGTTGAGGAATCCGCCCCCTTCCGCCAGGCAGCGTTGCGTCATCATATCGCCCCGATCTTTATCTGCCCGCCTAACGCCGATGACGATCTGCTGCGCGCTATCGCCTCATACGCGCGCGGCTACATCTATTTGCTGTCGCGCGCAGGGGTAACCGGTGCGGAAAACCGCGCCAGCCTGCCGTTGAAACATCTGGTAGATAAGCTACGTGAGTATAACGCCGCTCCTACGTTACAGGGCTTCGGCATTTCCGAGCCGGCACAGGTCAAACAGGCGATCGCTTCCGGTGCTGACGGAGTGATATCCGGCTCGGCCATTGTAAAAATTATTGAGCGTTACCACGCAGAGCCGGAAACCATGCTGGCCGAGTTAAAGCAATTTGTCAGCGGCCTGAAGGCAGCCACGCATTAA
- a CDS encoding YciY family protein codes for MRRSKNEVARWRMLRQVQRRRSRWLEGQSRRYGRIHVIRHRLAQQQRRSVLFIHNQF; via the coding sequence ATGAGGCGGAGCAAAAACGAAGTTGCTCGCTGGCGCATGTTGCGTCAGGTTCAGCGCAGGCGTTCGCGCTGGCTGGAAGGGCAGTCGCGCCGTTACGGGCGTATCCATGTCATTCGACATCGGCTGGCACAGCAGCAGCGCCGTTCGGTACTGTTTATTCATAATCAGTTCTGA
- the oppF gene encoding murein tripeptide/oligopeptide ABC transporter ATP binding protein OppF — protein sequence MNAVAEKKVLLEIADLKVHFNIKDGRQWFWQPAKTLKAVDGVSLRLYEGETLGVVGESGCGKSTLARAIIGLVKATEGRVAWLGRDLLGQSEEEWRKARSDIQMIFQDPLASLNPRMTIGDIIAEPLRTYHPSMPRQEVKDRVKTMMMKVGLLPNLINRYPHEFSGGQCQRIGIARALILEPKLIICDEPVSALDVSIQAQVVNLLQQLQREMGLSLIFIAHDLAVVKHISDRVLVMYLGHAVELGTYSEVYNNPQHPYTRALMSAVPIPDPDREKNKEIQLLEGELPSPINPPSGCVFRTRCPIAGPECAKTRPLLEGGFRHAVSCLKVDPL from the coding sequence ATGAACGCCGTAGCTGAGAAAAAAGTACTGCTTGAAATTGCCGATCTGAAGGTGCATTTCAATATAAAAGATGGCAGACAATGGTTCTGGCAGCCCGCTAAGACGCTCAAGGCGGTAGATGGCGTCAGCCTGCGCCTGTATGAAGGTGAAACGCTGGGCGTAGTGGGCGAATCAGGCTGCGGCAAATCGACGCTGGCGCGGGCGATCATTGGTCTGGTGAAGGCAACGGAAGGGCGTGTCGCCTGGCTGGGGCGCGATCTGCTCGGTCAGAGCGAAGAGGAGTGGCGCAAGGCGCGCAGCGATATCCAGATGATTTTTCAGGATCCGCTGGCCTCGCTGAACCCGCGTATGACCATTGGCGATATCATTGCCGAACCGCTGCGCACCTATCATCCTTCGATGCCGCGTCAGGAAGTCAAAGATCGCGTCAAAACGATGATGATGAAAGTGGGGCTGCTGCCGAACCTGATTAACCGCTATCCCCATGAGTTTTCCGGCGGTCAGTGCCAGCGTATCGGCATTGCGCGTGCGCTGATTCTGGAACCGAAGCTGATTATCTGCGATGAGCCGGTATCGGCGCTGGATGTTTCTATTCAGGCGCAGGTGGTTAACCTGTTACAGCAGCTTCAGCGCGAGATGGGGCTGTCGTTAATCTTTATTGCTCACGATCTGGCGGTGGTGAAGCATATTTCCGATCGCGTGCTGGTGATGTATCTGGGCCACGCGGTTGAGCTGGGCACCTACAGCGAGGTGTATAACAATCCGCAGCATCCTTATACCCGTGCGCTGATGTCAGCCGTGCCGATCCCCGATCCCGATCGGGAGAAAAACAAGGAAATTCAGCTGCTGGAAGGGGAGCTGCCGTCGCCGATTAACCCGCCATCGGGCTGCGTGTTTCGTACGCGCTGCCCGATCGCCGGGCCGGAGTGCGCAAAAACGCGTCCGCTACTGGAAGGCGGTTTTCGCCACGCGGTTTCCTGCCTGAAGGTTGATCCGCTGTAA
- a CDS encoding YkgJ family cysteine cluster protein, with amino-acid sequence MSDILNPCVSCGACCAHFRVSFYWAEADDAGGCVPADMTEPLNLLMRNMRGTNARAPRCVALQGEVGQCVSCGIYENRPTPCRDFAMSGENGVWNEACDRARAKYGLPPLFSASLPSVTESYVSLGASSASDHVQSPDL; translated from the coding sequence ATGAGCGATATTCTTAATCCCTGTGTTTCCTGTGGCGCCTGCTGCGCCCATTTCCGTGTTTCCTTTTACTGGGCTGAAGCTGACGATGCCGGCGGATGCGTCCCTGCTGACATGACCGAGCCGCTTAACCTGCTGATGCGCAATATGCGCGGCACCAACGCACGCGCGCCGCGCTGTGTCGCCTTGCAGGGCGAAGTGGGCCAGTGCGTTTCCTGCGGCATTTATGAAAACCGTCCCACGCCCTGCCGTGATTTTGCCATGTCGGGCGAGAATGGCGTCTGGAATGAAGCCTGCGATCGCGCACGGGCAAAATATGGCCTGCCGCCGCTGTTTTCTGCCAGCCTGCCGTCGGTTACGGAAAGTTATGTAAGTCTGGGTGCCAGTTCAGCGTCAGACCATGTACAATCGCCGGATCTGTAA
- the tonB gene encoding TonB system transport protein TonB, with protein MTTLTTPLPRRLSIPVLLSVVLHGSVIAALLYTSFHQVIEAPKTSQPISVSLVAPEVQPEPQSAPPQAAPEPQPEPEPEPVPEPPKPEPVAIPKPKPKPKPKPVKKEVVKPRKEVKPHTEPRQASPFDNDNPLSASARPSTAPTRSSAPSRSISTGPRALSVGKPAYPARAFALRIEGRVRVQYDVDSDGRVDNIRILSAQPRNMFERDVKQAMRKWRYESGKPGSNLTMTIVFRINGGTSME; from the coding sequence ATGACAACGCTGACGACTCCTTTACCTCGCCGCTTATCAATACCCGTATTGCTTTCAGTGGTGCTGCACGGCAGCGTGATTGCCGCTTTGCTTTATACTTCATTTCATCAGGTGATTGAAGCGCCTAAAACTTCGCAGCCGATTAGCGTCTCGCTGGTGGCACCCGAAGTGCAGCCGGAGCCTCAGTCTGCGCCACCGCAGGCCGCGCCGGAACCACAACCGGAGCCTGAACCCGAACCGGTGCCGGAGCCGCCGAAACCAGAGCCGGTAGCGATTCCGAAACCGAAACCTAAGCCTAAGCCGAAACCGGTTAAAAAAGAAGTGGTCAAACCGCGTAAAGAGGTGAAGCCGCATACCGAACCGCGTCAGGCTTCGCCGTTTGATAATGATAACCCGTTGTCGGCTTCTGCGCGTCCATCTACCGCGCCGACGCGCTCTTCCGCGCCTTCGCGCTCAATATCTACCGGGCCGCGGGCGCTGAGCGTGGGCAAGCCTGCCTATCCGGCGCGCGCATTTGCGCTGCGTATCGAAGGGCGCGTTCGCGTGCAGTATGATGTGGATAGCGACGGACGCGTTGACAATATCCGCATTCTTTCCGCCCAGCCCCGCAATATGTTTGAGCGCGACGTTAAACAGGCGATGAGAAAATGGCGCTATGAAAGCGGCAAGCCCGGCAGCAATTTGACGATGACCATCGTGTTCCGTATTAACGGTGGCACCAGCATGGAATAA
- a CDS encoding septation protein A, translating to MKQLLDFLPLVVFFVFYKLYDIYVASGALIVATGLALVIGWIIYRRLEKMTIVTFVLVAVFGTLTLIFHNDEFIKWKVTVIYVLFALAMLYSQFFMEKPLIQSMLGKELQLPQPVWRKLNIAWAIFFFACGAANIYVAFWLPQAFWVNFKVFGLTGLTLLFTLICGIYIYRLMPQQQK from the coding sequence ATGAAACAACTACTCGACTTTCTTCCGCTTGTCGTCTTCTTCGTTTTCTACAAGCTATACGATATTTATGTCGCCTCCGGGGCGTTGATTGTGGCTACAGGCCTGGCGCTGGTGATCGGCTGGATTATCTATCGCCGCCTGGAAAAAATGACTATCGTGACCTTTGTGCTGGTCGCGGTATTTGGCACCCTGACGCTGATATTCCATAACGATGAGTTTATTAAGTGGAAGGTCACCGTCATTTATGTGCTGTTTGCGCTGGCTATGCTTTACAGCCAGTTTTTTATGGAAAAACCACTTATCCAGTCGATGCTGGGTAAAGAGCTTCAGCTGCCGCAGCCGGTCTGGCGCAAACTGAATATTGCGTGGGCAATCTTCTTTTTCGCCTGTGGCGCGGCGAATATCTACGTTGCCTTTTGGCTGCCGCAGGCATTCTGGGTTAACTTTAAAGTGTTCGGCCTTACCGGGCTGACGCTGCTGTTTACTCTGATATGCGGTATCTATATTTACCGCCTGATGCCGCAACAGCAAAAATAA